Proteins from a single region of Zhongshania aliphaticivorans:
- the atpB gene encoding F0F1 ATP synthase subunit A: protein MAGESQTTVGYIQHHLTNLTYGKLPAGYERLDESGHVHEVLTQDTWTLAHSSVEAAAMGFMAIHVDSMLWSIGLGFLFLLIFARIAKRAHSGVPRGSQNLLEMIIGFIDQTVKDGFHHKNAMIAPMALTIFMWIILMNTMDLVPVDWIPAFMGWVTGNPHFFFKVVPTTDPNVTLGMGFTVFGLMVYFTIAKKGFMGFVKELTLHPFHSPKWYVNILLVPINFALEAISWISKPISLGLRLFGNMYAGEMIFILIATMFGAGLVLGIFAGVLQWAWAVFHILVITLQAFVFMVLTIVYMATAHQIEEEDQFH from the coding sequence ATGGCAGGTGAATCGCAAACTACCGTTGGTTATATCCAGCACCATCTTACAAACCTTACCTATGGGAAACTTCCTGCTGGCTACGAACGTCTTGATGAATCAGGACATGTGCACGAAGTACTAACACAAGATACATGGACATTAGCTCACAGCAGTGTTGAAGCAGCAGCAATGGGTTTTATGGCAATCCATGTTGACTCAATGTTGTGGTCTATAGGTTTGGGCTTTTTGTTTTTGTTGATCTTTGCCCGTATTGCTAAGCGCGCCCATAGCGGTGTTCCACGCGGATCACAAAACTTATTAGAAATGATCATTGGTTTCATTGATCAAACTGTAAAAGACGGCTTCCATCATAAAAATGCCATGATCGCGCCAATGGCACTAACTATTTTTATGTGGATCATTCTAATGAATACCATGGATTTGGTACCCGTAGATTGGATCCCCGCTTTTATGGGTTGGGTTACAGGTAATCCGCATTTCTTCTTTAAAGTTGTCCCCACAACAGATCCAAACGTGACTTTGGGTATGGGCTTCACAGTATTTGGCTTGATGGTTTACTTTACCATCGCCAAAAAAGGATTTATGGGCTTTGTTAAAGAGTTGACCTTGCACCCTTTCCATAGTCCAAAGTGGTATGTAAATATTTTACTGGTGCCGATAAACTTCGCGCTAGAAGCTATCTCTTGGATTTCTAAGCCAATTTCTCTAGGTCTTCGGTTGTTCGGCAACATGTATGCCGGTGAAATGATCTTTATTTTGATTGCGACTATGTTTGGTGCCGGCTTGGTATTAGGGATATTCGCTGGGGTATTACAGTGGGCGTGGGCAGTATTCCACATTCTTGTAATTACGCTGCAAGCATTCGTCTTCATGGTGTTAACGATCGTCTACATGGCTACAGCACACCAAATTGAAGAAGAAGACCAGTTTCATTGA
- a CDS encoding ParB/RepB/Spo0J family partition protein — MVKKRGLGRGLDALLGASAADPVEISTVANTSNDAPSDSGAHETSVPSDGTLRNLPIEYMQRGRYQPRRDMQPEALEELANSIRSQGIMQPIVVRPIDTDRYEIIAGERRWRASQLAGLDSVPALIRDVPDEAAAAMALIENLQREDLNPMEEALAMVRLQKEFELTHAEIAQLVGKSRTTITNLLRLTGLREEVQKLLENGDIEMGHARALLGVAQEQQSSAASTVVSKGLSVRQTEALVRRLAEENTADKSKKAMTLDPDVKQLQESLSEKLGSPVTIQYTAKGRGTLTVKYSNLEELDGILKHIK, encoded by the coding sequence ATGGTTAAAAAAAGAGGATTGGGCCGCGGGCTGGATGCACTACTTGGCGCATCGGCGGCGGACCCGGTGGAGATAAGCACAGTCGCTAATACAAGTAATGATGCGCCAAGTGATTCGGGCGCTCATGAAACATCAGTACCCAGCGATGGCACGCTACGCAATCTCCCCATTGAATATATGCAACGTGGCCGCTACCAGCCACGTCGTGATATGCAGCCAGAAGCTTTGGAAGAGCTAGCAAACTCTATTCGGTCACAAGGCATCATGCAGCCCATTGTTGTGCGACCAATTGATACCGATCGTTATGAAATTATCGCGGGTGAACGCAGGTGGCGAGCATCGCAACTTGCCGGATTGGATTCAGTTCCAGCTTTAATCCGAGACGTGCCAGACGAAGCCGCCGCGGCAATGGCACTGATAGAAAATTTACAACGTGAAGACCTTAATCCTATGGAAGAAGCGCTAGCAATGGTGCGCTTACAAAAGGAATTTGAATTAACCCATGCGGAAATTGCCCAATTAGTGGGGAAATCTCGCACTACAATCACCAATTTACTACGCCTTACGGGTCTACGCGAAGAGGTACAGAAATTACTCGAAAATGGTGATATTGAAATGGGCCACGCTCGTGCTTTACTGGGTGTAGCTCAAGAACAGCAATCCTCAGCTGCATCCACAGTGGTTAGCAAAGGATTATCAGTAAGACAAACAGAAGCCTTGGTTAGGCGCCTCGCAGAAGAAAATACAGCTGATAAATCAAAAAAGGCAATGACCTTAGATCCTGATGTAAAACAGCTGCAAGAAAGTTTGTCTGAAAAGTTAGGTTCACCAGTAACTATTCAATACACAGCAAAAGGTCGTGGCACATTAACGGTTAAATACTCTAATCTAGAAGAGCTAGATGGGATTCTAAAGCACATTAAATAG
- the atpA gene encoding F0F1 ATP synthase subunit alpha codes for MQQLNPSEISDIIKQRIDKLDVSAEAQNEGTVVSVSDGIVRIHGLTEVMYGEMIEFEGGRFGMALNLERDSVGAVVLGDYLGIAEGQTCKCTGRILEVPVGPELQGRVVDALGNPIDGKGPINAKITDAIEKVAPGVIWRKSVDQPVQIGLKAVDAMVPIGRGQRELIIGDRQIGKTAVAIDAIINQKSSGIKCVYVAIGQKASSIAAVVRKLEEHGAMDHTVVVAATASDPASMQFIAPFTGCTIGEYYRDRGEDALIIYDDLTKQAWAYRQISLLLRRPPGREAYPGDVFYLHSRLLERGARVSEEYVEKFTNGEVKGKTGSLTALPVIETQAGDVSAFVPTNVISITDGQIFIETDMFNAGIRPAMNAGISVSRVGGAAQTKIIKKLSGGIRTALAQYRELAAFSQFASDLDEATKAQLSQGERVTELMKQKQYSPLSIAEMGLSLYCANEGHLKNVEVAKILDFESAILSYANSEYASVMKEINDSGNWNAELEGKFKELVEKFVATQTW; via the coding sequence ATGCAGCAACTGAATCCATCCGAGATTAGCGATATTATCAAACAGCGCATCGACAAATTAGATGTGTCTGCTGAAGCCCAGAATGAGGGCACGGTAGTATCCGTATCTGACGGTATCGTACGTATCCACGGTTTAACCGAAGTGATGTACGGTGAAATGATAGAGTTTGAAGGTGGCCGTTTTGGTATGGCCCTTAACCTTGAGCGTGACTCGGTAGGTGCCGTGGTATTAGGTGACTACTTAGGAATCGCTGAAGGTCAAACCTGTAAATGTACAGGTCGTATTTTAGAAGTACCTGTTGGTCCTGAGTTACAAGGTCGCGTTGTTGACGCACTGGGTAACCCAATCGATGGTAAAGGCCCAATTAACGCTAAAATCACCGATGCAATTGAAAAAGTTGCACCTGGTGTAATTTGGCGTAAATCGGTAGACCAGCCAGTGCAGATCGGCCTTAAAGCTGTTGATGCTATGGTACCCATCGGACGTGGTCAGCGTGAGTTGATCATCGGTGACCGCCAGATTGGTAAAACAGCGGTTGCAATCGATGCCATTATTAACCAGAAGTCTTCTGGTATTAAATGTGTCTACGTTGCAATTGGTCAGAAAGCATCTTCTATCGCAGCGGTTGTGCGTAAGTTAGAAGAGCACGGCGCAATGGATCACACCGTTGTTGTTGCGGCAACCGCATCTGATCCAGCGTCTATGCAGTTCATTGCACCGTTTACTGGTTGTACTATCGGTGAGTACTACCGTGACCGTGGCGAAGACGCACTGATTATTTATGATGATTTGACCAAGCAAGCTTGGGCTTACCGTCAAATTTCACTCTTGCTACGCCGCCCACCGGGTCGTGAAGCTTATCCTGGTGATGTATTTTATCTCCACTCTCGTCTACTTGAGCGCGGTGCTCGTGTATCTGAAGAGTACGTTGAGAAGTTCACCAACGGTGAAGTGAAAGGCAAAACAGGTTCATTAACAGCTCTGCCTGTTATCGAAACCCAAGCCGGTGACGTATCCGCTTTCGTACCAACAAACGTAATCTCCATTACCGATGGTCAGATCTTCATCGAAACTGACATGTTCAACGCGGGTATCCGCCCAGCAATGAACGCCGGTATTTCGGTATCGCGGGTTGGTGGTGCAGCACAGACAAAAATTATTAAGAAATTGTCTGGTGGTATTCGTACTGCGTTGGCTCAATACCGTGAATTGGCAGCGTTCTCTCAGTTCGCATCTGATCTTGATGAAGCGACTAAAGCACAGTTATCACAAGGTGAGCGCGTTACCGAACTGATGAAGCAGAAACAGTACAGCCCTCTCAGTATTGCTGAAATGGGTCTGTCTTTGTACTGCGCTAACGAAGGTCATCTTAAAAACGTTGAAGTTGCTAAGATTCTCGATTTTGAATCAGCAATCCTTTCTTACGCCAACAGCGAATATGCCTCGGTAATGAAAGAAATCAACGACAGCGGTAACTGGAACGCGGAGCTAGAAGGCAAGTTCAAAGAACTTGTTGAAAAGTTCGTAGCTACTCAGACTTGGTAA
- the atpE gene encoding F0F1 ATP synthase subunit C, with the protein MGLALIAVALMIGFGALGTAIGFAILGGKLLEGSARQPELAPMLQGKMFLIAGLLDAVPMIGVGIAMYVLFVVVPGLPA; encoded by the coding sequence ATGGGTTTAGCACTGATCGCTGTTGCATTAATGATTGGTTTCGGCGCACTGGGTACTGCAATTGGTTTTGCAATCTTGGGCGGTAAGTTGCTGGAAGGTTCAGCACGTCAGCCAGAATTAGCGCCAATGTTGCAAGGTAAAATGTTCCTTATCGCTGGTCTGCTTGATGCGGTTCCAATGATCGGCGTTGGTATTGCAATGTACGTTCTGTTTGTTGTTGTTCCAGGTTTGCCAGCATAA
- a CDS encoding F0F1 ATP synthase subunit B, whose product MNINLTLIGQSISFLFFVWFSYKFVWGAIRTAMDEREKQIADGLDAADRAGRDLELAQEKATKQLREAKTEAAGIIDAANKRASQIVEEAKDVARTEGERLKAAAEAQIEQDVNRAKEQLRSQVATLALVGAEKVLEASIDESVHKDMVDKLAASL is encoded by the coding sequence GTGAATATTAATCTCACACTGATTGGACAATCGATCAGCTTTCTGTTCTTTGTGTGGTTCTCCTACAAATTTGTATGGGGCGCTATTCGCACAGCAATGGACGAGCGTGAAAAGCAAATCGCTGATGGTCTGGATGCTGCGGATCGCGCTGGCCGCGACCTTGAGTTAGCTCAAGAAAAGGCGACCAAGCAATTACGCGAAGCGAAAACGGAAGCGGCAGGCATTATTGATGCAGCTAACAAACGCGCTAGCCAGATCGTTGAAGAAGCGAAAGACGTAGCACGAACTGAAGGCGAACGCCTGAAAGCAGCTGCTGAAGCACAGATTGAGCAAGATGTGAACCGCGCTAAAGAACAACTGCGTTCACAAGTTGCTACGCTTGCTTTGGTTGGCGCTGAAAAAGTGCTTGAAGCATCTATCGATGAGTCTGTTCATAAAGACATGGTCGACAAGCTGGCCGCAAGCCTTTAA
- a CDS encoding ATP synthase subunit I — MAVVKERESPRTVHKISRPPILKIYSFQCALVLFVSVMLIPLDKIMAYSLFIGGMISVVPNAYFARQVFLYTGAAFAREVSRSFYRGETGKFVTTLVLFAATFIFVQPLHVFVVFLAYLFVMLLNAVILARYAVLGKKN; from the coding sequence ATGGCAGTGGTAAAAGAGCGGGAGAGCCCCCGTACTGTCCATAAAATTAGTCGACCACCGATACTGAAAATATACAGTTTTCAATGTGCTCTTGTTTTATTTGTCAGCGTCATGCTGATTCCCTTGGATAAGATTATGGCTTATTCATTATTTATCGGGGGAATGATTTCCGTAGTGCCGAATGCATATTTCGCGCGCCAAGTATTTCTTTACACTGGTGCGGCATTCGCACGCGAAGTATCTCGGTCTTTCTATCGGGGTGAAACCGGAAAATTTGTGACCACATTGGTGTTATTTGCTGCAACGTTTATATTTGTTCAGCCCTTACATGTATTTGTAGTATTTTTGGCATATCTGTTCGTTATGCTGTTAAACGCTGTAATACTTGCTCGTTATGCAGTATTAGGCAAAAAGAATTGA
- a CDS encoding F0F1 ATP synthase subunit delta: protein MAELSTTARPYAKAAFEHALATSALGEWSVMLVTAAAVTQQPEVQKFLSSPAMTTAQQAQTFIDVCGDTLNAGGQNFIKILAENKRLGLLPTISELFDAQKAIQERTVDVELTTAFALDSESEKRLAEVLGKKLAREVKVCSNTDPSLLGGVIVKAGDLVIDGSVRGRLAKLAEAINS from the coding sequence ATGGCGGAATTAAGCACAACAGCTAGACCCTATGCTAAAGCGGCTTTTGAGCACGCTTTAGCTACATCGGCGTTGGGTGAATGGTCGGTAATGCTGGTAACAGCAGCAGCCGTTACTCAACAACCGGAAGTACAGAAGTTTTTAAGTTCTCCGGCGATGACAACCGCACAGCAAGCGCAAACGTTTATAGACGTTTGCGGGGATACATTAAATGCTGGCGGACAAAATTTCATTAAGATACTCGCAGAGAACAAGCGCTTGGGATTACTCCCGACTATAAGCGAACTATTTGATGCGCAAAAGGCCATCCAAGAACGTACAGTGGATGTAGAACTGACCACAGCGTTCGCGCTGGACTCAGAGTCTGAAAAGCGTCTTGCTGAAGTTTTAGGCAAAAAATTGGCACGCGAAGTCAAGGTTTGCTCTAACACTGATCCTTCATTACTGGGTGGTGTTATTGTGAAAGCAGGTGACTTGGTAATAGATGGCTCGGTGCGCGGTCGCTTAGCGAAACTCGCTGAAGCAATAAATTCCTGA